TCCTTTTTTTGTTTTTAAATATGGGTAAATAACAAAAGTATTTGGACTAAAAGGGCGATAAGTATTGAGGTTATCATCACCACTTGAAGTTTTGTAATATGGTCTTGTTAATACCTTTTCTACTTTCCAATCAATGCCATCTTTAGAAAAATAGATGTATTTTTTATCTTCTTTTGTTTTGGTATGAATGTAAATATTGTTGGCACTTGTTTGAATTCCATTGTAAATATTATCAGAACCAATTAAGTCTTCTAATGTTTTGGATTGTTTATTTATAGACTTGAAAACTGGTTTTAATATGCTTGGAACAAGAAGCCAATTGTTTTTTTCAAGTTCATCAAATGTTACAGAGTCAAAATGTTCATCATTGACTTTTCTTGTCTTCCATTTTTTTAATGAATCAACTTCTAAGTAGTTTAGTTCCTTTTGTTTGTCATTTTTAAGAATTAACAAACAGGTATAAGTTGTTTTATCTTGAAAGACTTGATTTGCTCCAAATGAGATAATTTGTTCTATAGATTTATTTGAAACAAGCAATTCTCTTAACTTTTTACCTGCTCCAACTTTTGTGAATTTACTTGGTACGATATAACCGAAATGGCCTTTTGGTTTTAATAGGTCTAAACCTCTTTCAATGAACAGAAAGTATTTGTCTAATTGTTTGTAAGATGATGAGTAATGTTTTTTATATAAAGGCAATTCTAAAGGTGTAAATTGCTTCATATGTTCGGTAGCCAAATATGGAGGGTTACCAATTATTACGTCAAACTTTGTTTTTCCAAAATCAAAAGGATTGATTTCGTTTTGATCCTTTTTAGGGGCTATCGAATGACTAATTAAACTATTGCCAAAATGAATGTTTTTAAGGTTTGGAAGTGCTGGTGATGAAATGGTTAAATTATCTTCATTTTCAAGTAGTTTAAGAAGAAGCCCAAACTTACAAGCTTCTACAGCATTGTAGTCTTTATCAATTCCGTAGATGCAATTTTCTAATATTTTCTTTTTAATTTCAAATGGAAGTTTGAAAGTCTTTATTGATGTTTGGATTAATTTTTTAGGGTCATTCTTTAAATAATAATCGACTAAAATATCTTGTAATAATTGGTATGTTTCTAATAAAAATGCACCTGAACCACAAGCAATATCGGCAAAAGAAGAATTTAAAATTTCCTTGTCTGTTTTACCTTCACAATGTTTGACGACCGTTTGGCGTAAAATATCTTGGATGATAAATGTTGGTGTTGTAACAATGTCTCTGTCAATATTTTCAGGCTTCTTTTTGATTAATATTTCAGCATCCTCAATGATTAATTGCTCTCCCAAAAATATTTCATAGATATTTCCTAAAATGTCAGAAGAGAATACTGAAAAGGAGTAACTGCTTTCAGGGAAGTACAAATGCTCAATTATAGTCCAAAAAGCAGAACTATTATTTGAGATTATTTCGTCTGTTAATGGATGATTAAAAAGTCCTGCGTTATACTTTTTGTCTGCTTCTTTAAATTTTTTGATTAACGAATTGAAATCATTTTTATCAGCAAAGTTTAAAAGTGTTTTGTAAGCTTCTAAATTTCTGTCTTCACATACTCGCAAAAAGATAATGCTGTTTATGTATGATTGAACAATATCATTAAGTTCTTCAATTGAAATAGTTGGTTTGTGGAAATAGATTTCTTTTCCAAGAGTAATTCTCCAATCGTTTATTTGAGATAGGAAAAGACTATCAACACTTGATAATTTAAGTTGTTCTTCAATGTCTTTCCAAGTTTCATCAAATTCTCCTGTGTAAACTACTTGGTGGCTTAGTTGTTTTTTGATTTCATCAAAAGCAGACTCATATTCTTTGTAGTGATAAATATTTATTCTTGATTTCGTTACTGAATCGTCCTTTTCAACTTTTTGAGAGCAATCGTAGATTGCTAAATATTCAAAGTTTGATAAAACTGATATTTTCAGTTTTGCTGTAAACCCATATCTACGAACCTGTTTTGCAGGTTCGTTATCTTTTTCAATTTTTACATTTGGTTTTTTTGCTTCTAAAAAGAATTTTCGTTCAGAAAAAAGTCTGAAAGTGTAATCAGGTTTTTTTGTGTTTGCGGTAGCATCTGCTTTTAAACCTTCTTCAACTAAAACTTCACGTTCATTGGTTGGTTTTCCTTTTGAATTTGTAATGTCCCAACCAAGTAATTCAAAAAAAGGGTCTAAGAAAT
This window of the Flavobacteriaceae bacterium genome carries:
- a CDS encoding N-6 DNA methylase, with product MTVKDLVRKYHSDRETYLKPSYNETQLRTDFLDPFFELLGWDITNSKGKPTNEREVLVEEGLKADATANTKKPDYTFRLFSERKFFLEAKKPNVKIEKDNEPAKQVRRYGFTAKLKISVLSNFEYLAIYDCSQKVEKDDSVTKSRINIYHYKEYESAFDEIKKQLSHQVVYTGEFDETWKDIEEQLKLSSVDSLFLSQINDWRITLGKEIYFHKPTISIEELNDIVQSYINSIIFLRVCEDRNLEAYKTLLNFADKNDFNSLIKKFKEADKKYNAGLFNHPLTDEIISNNSSAFWTIIEHLYFPESSYSFSVFSSDILGNIYEIFLGEQLIIEDAEILIKKKPENIDRDIVTTPTFIIQDILRQTVVKHCEGKTDKEILNSSFADIACGSGAFLLETYQLLQDILVDYYLKNDPKKLIQTSIKTFKLPFEIKKKILENCIYGIDKDYNAVEACKFGLLLKLLENEDNLTISSPALPNLKNIHFGNSLISHSIAPKKDQNEINPFDFGKTKFDVIIGNPPYLATEHMKQFTPLELPLYKKHYSSSYKQLDKYFLFIERGLDLLKPKGHFGYIVPSKFTKVGAGKKLRELLVSNKSIEQIISFGANQVFQDKTTYTCLLILKNDKQKELNYLEVDSLKKWKTRKVNDEHFDSVTFDELEKNNWLLVPSILKPVFKSINKQSKTLEDLIGSDNIYNGIQTSANNIYIHTKTKEDKKYIYFSKDGIDWKVEKVLTRPYYKTSSGDDNLNTYRPFSPNTFVIYPYLKTKKGIEFVEIDKLKTNYPNLFSFLNHYKSKLDNSKRDIKPTPTTANEWYRFGRHQSLDKCDVPAKIIVGVLAQGNKYAIDYFGTLISSGGTAGYCMITLPDDFAYSIYYIQALLNSKYLEWFSALIGEVFRGGYIARGTKVLKNLPIRVIDFDNKTDKAIHDKITSIQKGLIDIQGQIDKNKGNNRKLIPLQRQFDSQKNELDQTLNTLFNLGESDNLIPLISKLYATN